The Chloroflexota bacterium genome includes the window GTTCCGGAATTTCTTCCGCCGTCCTGGCAAGGAACTTGGCGAGATCTTCGTTCCATTGCGCCGGGTCGGCGATGAATCCGTCTTCATCCACTTCGAGTTGCGTTCCGTTATAATCAACGTATGGCATACTTTACTCCTTTGGTTTGCCTCACCCACTCCCCATTCCCCTCTCCCCGCTCCTGACCCTTCGGCTTCGCTCAACATCAGGAGCGGGGAGAGAGAGCAGGGGGTGAGAGGTGAGGGATTTCGATGTCACGCACCGCGTGCGTGTTATCATCCATTGCCACCGGGTAATTTAATGAACGTCGCACCGCCGTACGATGTAAATTCCAAACGACCGTCATTCACCAACACCGTGATCGCTTTTTTCGCGAGCGCGTTCTCGATGCCCACCCCGGCGGCGACATCGCGGCTCGTCAACATCTTGTTCTTCTTCTTGAAGAACTCGAGCACTTTGGCGAGCAGTTCTTCGTTTACTTCATCAGCCATCGTTACCTCCATTTTCGATTGTCAGTGGAGGGTGGAAGTTGGAGATTGGAAGTTGGAATCCAGCATCATCCAATTTCCAACCTCCAACATCCAATTTCTAACCTCACCACTTGAACGCCGCGGTCGTGCGGAACGTTTCGGGCGCCATCGTAAAGTCGTCAATCATTTGTTCGGTGAACGGCAAGCCGGTGATTTCAAAGAACCGCTCCCAGCCGATACGCTCGATCCACTCGCCCATCCGTTCGTGTTTGCGCGCATGCTTCGCCCAGGTTTCGACGAGCATCTTGACCACTTCGACTGTCTCGGGCCAGCGCGGCGGATTGTTTGGCAGGAATGGCACGACGAGGCGCGAGAACGCCGGACCACTGCGCGAGTTCGACACTTTGCCGCCGACCCAGATCGAAATGCCGTCGCCTATGGGATCCGCGACCGTCATGCCCGGGCACATCGTGTAACAGTTGCCACAGTACATGCAGCGATCCGGATTCACGGTGAGACTCTTATTCGCGGGATCGGGACGAATCGCGCCGGTCGGGCACGCCGCGATGACGTTCGGCAGTTCGCACTTGGTGCGAACAATGTCGTGATTGATCTTGGGCACCATGCGGTGCATACCCAGGATCGCGATGTCGGAGCAGTGTACCGCGCCGCACATATTCAAACAGCATGCGAGCGAGATGCGGCAATAGCCCGGCAAATCCATCGTGCCAAAGTATTGGTACAGTTCGTCCATCACCGATTTGACGACCGCCGACGCATCCGTCGCGGGCGTGTGGCAGTGAATCCAACCCTGGGTGTGGACGATGTTCGTGATCGAATGACCGGTGCCGCCGACGGGCCAACCCTTCGCCTTCAATTCTGCGATGAGTGGGTCTACTCTGGCTTTATCGGAACACAAGAATTCGACGTTGTGACGACTGGTGAAACGCAGATAGCCGTCGCAATATTTTTCCGCGAGGTCGCACATCTCGCGCACCTTGTCGGTACTGAGCAACCGTTCCGAACCAACGCGAATCGTGTACAAGGCGTCGCCGGATTCCGCGACGTGCATCAGCAAGCCGGGTTGCAAGCGTTCGTGATATTTCCACTGCCCGTAGTTTTTGGTGATGATCGGCGGAAGCATCTGCCGATAATCGGGCGGTCCAAAATCTGTGCGTGTTGCCATCTTACACCCCCTCGCGCCAAAAGTAGTACGGATTCGCGCGCGGTCGTTTGATCATTTGCGGCACCGGTTTGAGTCCCACCGCTTTTAAGAACTTGCCCATACCTTGGCGATTGATCAACTCGCCCAGGCGTTCGCGCATCTTGCCGTTTTCATCCCACCACTCGAAAATCTTGTTGACCAGTTCGATCAAGTTGTCGTACGGAGGTTCGAGTTTGATAAAGGGCACGACGACCCAGCCCAACATCGCGCCGTGCACGATGGGCGCTTTGCCACCGACCAGAATACTCGCGCCGCGCTCATTGCCAGGTCGCAACGCTTTCGGCATCAAGTTGATGCAGTGCATACAGCGATTGCACTCGCGGTCTTCGATCTTGAGCGTCGAACCGTCCCATGCCATACAATGCGTCGGGCACATGTCCACGACTTCGGTTTGAATATTCATCCCGTTCGCGGCGCATTGGGTGACCTCGGTTTGGTCAATCGCGATGTTGCCCTTCCAGGTGCCGATGATCGCCATATCGGAACGCGCGATGGCGGCGACGCAATCGTTGGGGCAACCGCTCACTTTGATTTTGAATTTGTACGGAAACATCGGGCGATGCAGTTGATCTTGGAATGTGCGCGTCACGGTGTCCACGACGTTGAGCGAATCGAAACACGCCCACTCGCAACGCGCCGGACCAACACAACAACTGGGCGTGCGCATCGCCGAGCCGGAACCGCCGAGGTCGAACCCGAGTTCGGCGAGATCATCGAACGTCGGTTGCAGTTGGTCGGTCGTCGTACCGAGCAAAATGATATCGCCCGTCGCGCCGTGAAAATTGGTGAGACCCGAACCGTGCTTGTCCCACACATCACACAGCGCGCGCAATGATTTCGTGTTGTAGAACCAACCTGCCGGTTGATTCACACGAATCGTGTGGAAATGTTCTACACCGGGAAAACGATCTGGTGAATCGGAATAGCGACCGATGACGCCGCCGCCATAGCCCTTGACACCGACGATGCCGCCGTGCTTCCAGTGACCGACCTTTTCCGTGTACGATGCTTCGAGTTGTCGCATCAGATCGTTGACCGCCGGTTTCTTTGCGGCGGCTTGCTTCATGTCGGTCACGAACGAGGGCCACGGTCCTTTTTCCAGATCGTCCAGCATGGGAGTGCCATTGTTGGACATTCACAACCTCCATCAATAGTACCGCCGACAGCAGCGTCCACCGCTGTCGGCGGTGTATTTGCGCGAAACGAATTGCCTACATCTTGACTGGGAACAGATAGCCGAAGATGATCCAGGACACGCCGAGAGCGAGCAAGGTGTTGAACACCGTCACGATGAGGTACACAATCACCGGCGACCAGCCCATCTTCTTCAGTTCACCGACCGACAGTTCCAAGCCCATGCAGACGAACGCAAAGCAGAAGAACCAGTCTTTCATAAAGAGAATCGCGTCTGTCGCGTTAAACGGCGCGGCAGCCAGCGGTTTGGGAATGATTTGCACGGTGAACAGAATCGAAACGATGATGAACCCAAGCACGAACTTGGGGAAGCGTTGCCAAATGATCCCGGCGCTGGGTTTCTCCTTGCCTTTTTCGACGACCGTCGTAAAGTACAAGGCAAGGATAAAGGCAACCACGCCGATAAACGCGTTCTGCGTTGACTTGACGATGGTCGCGATTTGTTGCGCGGTCTTACCGTAGATCGTGCCCGCGCCGACGACCGCCGCCGTCGTGTCCACGTTACCGCCGAACCACGCGCCCGCGACCGGTTCAGGCAAACCAATCGCGCTCGCGATCAAGGGCGAGATGACCATCAACGGCAGCGCCGTAACGATGACGAGCGCAGTGATGTACGTGATTTCTTCTTTCTTTGCCAGCACGGAACCCGCCGCGGCGATGGCTGCCGAGACACCGCAGATCGAGATCGCAGTGGACATGACTGCGCGGAGCGAATCGGACAGACCGAACTTGCCGGCGAGCCACCAGCAGAACATATACACACACGCGATCATGATGATGCCTTGAATGACCGCGCCACCCGCCGCTGTGAGAATCGTCATGAAACTAACTGTCGCGCCAAGCAGAACCAACCCGATCTTGAGGAATAACTCGGTGCGAATGCCCGCTTTGACAAACTCGTGCAGGTTGACTGCCTTGAGCAAAAAGTTCACGACCAAGCCGAGAATCGCCGCCCACAGCGGATACTCCAACGCTTTGCCGGGAATGCCCAAGCCGATGTCTTTGACGTTATAAACCATCAATTTCAACTGGAGCGCGAGCCAAGCCAGGACAACCACCAACACCAAACCGGCGATAATGTTGATCGGACCGTTGGTGGATACAGGTTGTTTGGCTTCAGGTTTTGCCGTAGTCATAGGAATGTCTCCTTTTTCATCCGATCAAATTAGAACTTGACGAGCGCGGGCGGAATCATACCGACCATCGCCAAGATCAACAATGCGAACGCAATGATCACAGCCAGCCAATCTTCTGGGATGTTCATACGACCTTCTCCTTTGTGTGGTCTGGAATGGGCGACTCTTCGTCGGACACGCGGCACGTGTCACCCTTGACATGCCTTGCCCGTTTTGTTGTGATGCTGTCCGCCTACCTCCTTGAGATGTGGGCGGCGTTGGCGCGCATGGCGCATCACGCCGGCAATTCGTAGGCACATCGCAAGCCGGTGTCATCACTACGGTGCATCGGCGCCGCCCAACTGCGGTATGCACACCGTCCTTCGTGTTTCGACTCGCGCCACGAACCGCCGCGTAACACTTGCTTGCCCAACGCTGCCTCGAGCTGTTGCGGATTGGCAACACACCCAGTTTCGTATAATTTCGGCAACACACTTGCGCCGTCACTCGCGTACACCAATGCTTCGCGTCCATCCGACGGATCGTACGGATACGCGCCAAAGTACGACATGCACCACTCTTGCACATTCCCTGCCATGTCCGCGATGCCGTACGGGCTATCGCCGCGTGGCGAAAATTTTCGAATCGGCGACGGCGCGCCAATTTTGCTTTCCGAACTGTTGCACCGGCTCGCGTCCCACTCATTGCCCCACGGGTACAAACGACCATCGGTTCCGCGCGCGGCTTTTTCCCATTCGGATTCGGTCGGCAAACGAATCGGCAATTCGGTTTCGTGGCTTGCCCACTGACAAAACGCGAGCGCGTCCGCGAACGATACGCCCACGACCGGTAAATCGGTGTTTGCAGAATCGAACATATCGCGCGTAGCGTTCCAGTACAGGGGTGCGCGATGTCCAGTGGCTTGCAAAAAAAGGTGGAATTGCCCGTTCGTCACGGGATGGCGCATCAAGAAGAAATCACTAACGCTGAGGTGATGCTGAGGAAGTTCGTCAGTACCGGCTTGACGATAAACACGCGTGTCACTGCCGATGATAAACTCGCCCGCCGGGATACGTACAAAATCTAATTTGAGAAGCGACGTCATTGTCCTGCCCTTGAGTAGAAACAGATTGCCATACAAAAATGCGAATGTATTTTACTTTGATGAGGAGCAAGCGGGAATAGGGAATCACCCTATTTGACGTAGGGTAATTGCCCGATTTTGGGAACAAAAGTGGCAAATTGTGGAACAATTTTAAGCAAAATAGAGCGGAGAGCCATAATCTGACTCTCCGCCTTTTGTCGACACGTTCAGAGAACAAGCAATGCAAACAGAGGACTTGCGTTATTGTCCTGCGGCTTCGCGTAGCTTATCCCACTCGGCGTAGATCCGACTGGCATAGCGCGTTGTAAAGTGACTAACCGTACGATTAGCATTCGTCACAAGCAAATCTACATGCTTGCCCTTGTTCTGAAGCGCCAGATTCCCGGTTTTGTTACCCTTGGGATCTTCGAAATGCCATGCTTTGATCGTCGAGCCGTCGAAACTGTCAATCACGATCTTGAAATACTGATTTGGTCCAACAAACACGTTGTTGGTGCTGTCGAGCACGATCTCGTCTTTATTCGCGATCATGAACTCGTTCAGCAATCCACAGCTGTTTCAGGTGTCAAAGTACACGATGAATCGCGGATCGTCTTTCCAAGGACCGAGCACATCCATGTGGGTCACACCTACATAACCCACCAGCGCGACCTTGCCCGCGTCCTTGAAGGGCTTGCGATAGGCATCCAATGCCACCTGTACATCAGCGTGTTTTAACATCAACGTGTCGAGTTCTTTGTCGTTGGAAGGGAACAGAGAGACGATCTTGTCGGTCAACGGACCGAGCGTCTTTTCGGCTAACACCTTGTCCGGAGCATCCGTCGCGACAATGGCTAACTTGGCAGAATTGTTGGCTGTGTCAATCGAAACCACCTTTGCCTTGAACTTGCCCAAGTCCAACGTTTGTCCCTCTGCCACCACGCCGGCGACCGCTTTCTCGGCGATGTCAACCGCATTGATTTCGTTTGCGACCCATTCCGCCACTTCGACTTCTTTTTCAGTCACCGATTTGACGACCAAATAGCCGGTGCCAACAGATGACAGTCTATCCGTCTGGAAGACGATTGGGTCCGTCGTTGGCTTTAACGCCAGCGCATCTTCACTCGACCGCGCGAACGGTGAGGCGCTGGTCGCATGCCAGCTACTGCCATAATAGTTACCGGATGGCTTGAGAACCTGGAATGTGGCTTCCTGATTCAGCGAGCCAGGTCCCCACGAGGTGCCGATGCTTGAAAGTTCGAGTGCGCTGAGGTTCAAGCCGTACGGAACTCGCTCGCCCTTTTTAATAACAAAGTCTTTCTTGACCGTGTAAAAGTGACGCACATCGGCAAGATAATAGACCTTGCCTAAAGCCATCACGGGATAGTTGACCAGCGGCCATCGCCACGAAGACGTACGCTTGGTGTAATACAGCCCAGAGGGTGGAATGACGATCTTGCCATCCTTGATGTAACTCTCGCGGATAACCACCCCTTCACTGTCCAACACGATCTTGGGTTCGATGAGGCTACTTGACTCGATGCTCGGGAACCCAGCCATCTTGGTTACGATCGCGCAATCTACCGCTGGTGATCCTCTGTTCGCCGATTTTTCAGCCGTTGGTCCTTGCGCCGACACAGGACCTACCACCACTAACGCGAACAGCGTCACCACCGACAGAATTGCGAAAAGCCGCAATGCTCTTGCACCGTTGCAATTCCGTTTCATGTTCGACTCCATTTCATTCG containing:
- a CDS encoding SUMF1/EgtB/PvdO family nonheme iron enzyme, giving the protein MTSLLKLDFVRIPAGEFIIGSDTRVYRQAGTDELPQHHLSVSDFFLMRHPVTNGQFHLFLQATGHRAPLYWNATRDMFDSANTDLPVVGVSFADALAFCQWASHETELPIRLPTESEWEKAARGTDGRLYPWGNEWDASRCNSSESKIGAPSPIRKFSPRGDSPYGIADMAGNVQEWCMSYFGAYPYDPSDGREALVYASDGASVLPKLYETGCVANPQQLEAALGKQVLRGGSWRESKHEGRCAYRSWAAPMHRSDDTGLRCAYELPA
- the dsrA gene encoding dissimilatory-type sulfite reductase subunit alpha: MSNNGTPMLDDLEKGPWPSFVTDMKQAAAKKPAVNDLMRQLEASYTEKVGHWKHGGIVGVKGYGGGVIGRYSDSPDRFPGVEHFHTIRVNQPAGWFYNTKSLRALCDVWDKHGSGLTNFHGATGDIILLGTTTDQLQPTFDDLAELGFDLGGSGSAMRTPSCCVGPARCEWACFDSLNVVDTVTRTFQDQLHRPMFPYKFKIKVSGCPNDCVAAIARSDMAIIGTWKGNIAIDQTEVTQCAANGMNIQTEVVDMCPTHCMAWDGSTLKIEDRECNRCMHCINLMPKALRPGNERGASILVGGKAPIVHGAMLGWVVVPFIKLEPPYDNLIELVNKIFEWWDENGKMRERLGELINRQGMGKFLKAVGLKPVPQMIKRPRANPYYFWREGV
- the dsrB gene encoding dissimilatory-type sulfite reductase subunit beta, producing MATRTDFGPPDYRQMLPPIITKNYGQWKYHERLQPGLLMHVAESGDALYTIRVGSERLLSTDKVREMCDLAEKYCDGYLRFTSRHNVEFLCSDKARVDPLIAELKAKGWPVGGTGHSITNIVHTQGWIHCHTPATDASAVVKSVMDELYQYFGTMDLPGYCRISLACCLNMCGAVHCSDIAILGMHRMVPKINHDIVRTKCELPNVIAACPTGAIRPDPANKSLTVNPDRCMYCGNCYTMCPGMTVADPIGDGISIWVGGKVSNSRSGPAFSRLVVPFLPNNPPRWPETVEVVKMLVETWAKHARKHERMGEWIERIGWERFFEITGLPFTEQMIDDFTMAPETFRTTAAFKW
- a CDS encoding transcription factor is translated as MFVGPNQYFKIVIDSFDGSTIKAWHFEDPKGNKTGNLALQNKGKHVDLLVTNANRTVSHFTTRYASRIYAEWDKLREAAGQ
- a CDS encoding putative sulfate exporter family transporter — its product is MTTAKPEAKQPVSTNGPINIIAGLVLVVVLAWLALQLKLMVYNVKDIGLGIPGKALEYPLWAAILGLVVNFLLKAVNLHEFVKAGIRTELFLKIGLVLLGATVSFMTILTAAGGAVIQGIIMIACVYMFCWWLAGKFGLSDSLRAVMSTAISICGVSAAIAAAGSVLAKKEEITYITALVIVTALPLMVISPLIASAIGLPEPVAGAWFGGNVDTTAAVVGAGTIYGKTAQQIATIVKSTQNAFIGVVAFILALYFTTVVEKGKEKPSAGIIWQRFPKFVLGFIIVSILFTVQIIPKPLAAAPFNATDAILFMKDWFFCFAFVCMGLELSVGELKKMGWSPVIVYLIVTVFNTLLALGVSWIIFGYLFPVKM